A part of Cystobacter ferrugineus genomic DNA contains:
- a CDS encoding sodium-dependent transporter, with protein MPEPTPTKRDAFGSSLGAFAATLGSAVGLGNIWKFPYLTGSNGGAAFVLTYLLAVALAALPVMVVEHAIGRHLRVDAVQAYARIVPRQRFWAAIGWAGLASSLLIMAFYTDVAGWVLAYVFKSLGAFVSGAPLTPATFQALVGGTWEPVLWQLAVLTVTVGVVAVGVSGGIEKVTKTLMPLLLMMLLACDVRALTLPGASAGVAYLFTPDLSKISSAVLLSALGLAFFKLSLGMGTMTTYGSYLPDDTRLVPNAARVALADTLVSLLAGLAIFPAVFALGDTPAGGPGLLFVTIPRVFAQMPGGDLFTALFFVLAAVATLGAMVSLMEVPVAWLIRSARLRRPTAAILTALFMAMLGIPATLSQGPALSHLRVLDRDLFSLFDFLSSNVLLPLGGLAITVVGGWLVPRAILREETSKGHGEPAWYDGGVHVLVRYVTPVLILLILLHGLGLLGGT; from the coding sequence ATGCCCGAACCTACCCCCACGAAGCGGGATGCCTTCGGCTCCTCTCTCGGCGCCTTCGCCGCGACGCTCGGCTCCGCCGTCGGCCTCGGCAACATCTGGAAGTTCCCCTACCTCACCGGCTCCAACGGCGGAGCGGCCTTCGTGCTCACCTACCTGCTGGCGGTGGCGCTCGCCGCGCTGCCGGTGATGGTGGTGGAGCACGCCATCGGCCGGCACTTGCGCGTGGACGCGGTGCAAGCCTACGCGCGCATCGTGCCGCGCCAGCGCTTCTGGGCCGCCATCGGCTGGGCGGGACTTGCCTCGTCGCTCCTCATCATGGCCTTCTACACGGACGTGGCCGGGTGGGTGCTGGCCTACGTCTTCAAGTCGCTGGGTGCCTTCGTCTCGGGCGCGCCCCTCACGCCCGCCACGTTCCAAGCGCTGGTGGGCGGCACGTGGGAGCCAGTGCTGTGGCAGTTGGCCGTGCTGACCGTCACGGTGGGCGTGGTGGCCGTGGGGGTGTCGGGTGGCATCGAGAAGGTGACCAAGACACTCATGCCGCTGTTGCTGATGATGCTGCTGGCCTGCGACGTGCGCGCGCTCACGCTGCCGGGTGCGTCGGCCGGCGTGGCTTACCTCTTCACGCCCGACCTCTCGAAGATCTCGAGCGCGGTGCTCCTGTCGGCCCTGGGGCTCGCCTTCTTCAAGCTGTCGCTGGGCATGGGCACCATGACGACGTACGGCTCGTACCTGCCGGACGACACGCGCCTGGTGCCCAATGCGGCGCGCGTGGCGCTCGCCGATACGCTGGTGTCGCTGCTGGCGGGCCTGGCCATCTTCCCGGCCGTCTTCGCCCTGGGTGACACACCGGCGGGCGGCCCGGGCCTGCTCTTCGTCACCATCCCTCGCGTCTTCGCGCAGATGCCCGGCGGCGATCTCTTCACCGCCCTCTTCTTCGTGCTCGCGGCGGTGGCCACCCTGGGCGCCATGGTCAGCCTGATGGAGGTACCCGTGGCGTGGCTCATCCGCTCCGCCCGGCTGCGCCGCCCCACGGCCGCGATCCTCACCGCGCTGTTCATGGCGATGCTGGGCATCCCCGCCACCCTGTCGCAGGGGCCGGCGCTCTCTCACCTGCGCGTGCTGGACCGGGACCTCTTCTCCCTCTTCGATTTCCTGTCCTCCAATGTCCTGCTGCCGCTGGGCGGACTGGCCATCACGGTGGTGGGCGGCTGGCTCGTCCCGCGCGCCATCCTCCGTGAGGAGACGAGCAAGGGCCACGGCGAGCCAGCCTGGTACGACGGTGGGGTCCACGTCCTGGTACGCTACGTCACGCCCGTCCTCATCCTGCTCATCCTGCTGCACGGCCTGGGACTCCTCGGCGGCACCTGA